In a single window of the uncultured Pseudodesulfovibrio sp. genome:
- a CDS encoding NAD-dependent succinate-semialdehyde dehydrogenase, producing MSYATVNPFSGETVATFEFATDDQVRKALDDAQSAFESWRNTSFAERAAVMHKAAEILRKEKSEYARLLTLEMGKVTAEAEAEVDLSADIFDYYAKHAEAQLAPRKLDVDPATKGEYHLLTEPLGVLLAIEPWNFPYYQVARIIAPQLSAGNTLLLKHASIVPQSAAAMEKLMIEAGLPFGAFTNLYATRDQLELIINDARVRGVALTGSEKAGAVVSTQASKALKKSTLELGGNDAFVVLADADLDKTVKWGVFGRHWNGGQVCCSSKRMIIVDELYDRYREKYIKGVEGLKAGDPFDPETTLAPLSSQEAADQLKKRIAEAVKHGATATEVGPKVPETGAFVQPTILENVGVDNPARYWEFFGPVSMLFRAKDEEDAVAIANDSPFGLGGSVFTTDLKHGEEVARKISTGMVFVNHPTMVKADIPFGGIRNSGFGRELLDLGIKEFVNHKVVGVADIDGDF from the coding sequence ATGAGTTACGCCACAGTCAATCCGTTTTCCGGCGAAACCGTTGCCACCTTTGAGTTCGCCACCGACGATCAGGTCCGCAAGGCCCTGGACGACGCCCAAAGCGCGTTTGAATCCTGGAGGAATACCTCCTTTGCCGAGCGCGCAGCGGTCATGCACAAGGCCGCCGAAATCCTGCGCAAGGAAAAGTCCGAGTACGCCCGGCTCCTGACTCTGGAGATGGGCAAGGTCACGGCCGAGGCCGAGGCCGAGGTGGACCTGTCCGCCGACATCTTCGACTACTACGCCAAGCATGCCGAAGCCCAACTGGCCCCGCGCAAGCTGGACGTGGACCCGGCCACCAAGGGCGAGTACCATCTGCTGACCGAGCCGCTCGGCGTGCTGCTGGCCATCGAGCCCTGGAACTTCCCGTACTACCAGGTCGCCCGTATCATCGCCCCCCAGCTATCCGCTGGTAACACCCTGCTGCTCAAGCACGCCTCCATCGTGCCCCAGTCCGCTGCCGCCATGGAAAAGCTGATGATCGAAGCCGGCCTGCCCTTCGGAGCGTTCACCAATCTTTACGCCACTCGCGACCAGCTGGAGCTGATCATCAACGACGCTCGTGTGCGCGGCGTGGCCCTGACCGGTTCCGAAAAGGCCGGCGCGGTGGTCTCCACCCAGGCTTCCAAGGCGCTGAAGAAGTCCACCCTGGAGTTGGGCGGCAACGACGCCTTCGTGGTCCTGGCCGATGCCGATCTGGACAAGACGGTCAAGTGGGGCGTGTTCGGTCGTCACTGGAACGGCGGCCAGGTGTGCTGCTCTTCCAAGCGTATGATCATCGTGGACGAGCTGTACGACCGCTACCGCGAGAAGTACATCAAGGGCGTTGAAGGCCTCAAGGCCGGTGACCCCTTTGATCCCGAAACCACTCTGGCTCCGCTGTCCTCCCAGGAGGCCGCCGACCAGTTGAAGAAGAGGATCGCCGAGGCCGTAAAGCACGGCGCCACCGCCACCGAAGTCGGCCCCAAGGTCCCGGAGACCGGCGCCTTTGTGCAGCCGACCATCCTGGAAAACGTGGGCGTGGACAACCCGGCCCGCTACTGGGAGTTCTTCGGCCCGGTGTCCATGCTGTTCCGCGCCAAGGACGAGGAAGACGCCGTAGCCATCGCCAACGACAGCCCGTTCGGACTGGGCGGTTCGGTCTTCACCACCGACCTGAAGCACGGCGAGGAAGTGGCCCGCAAGATCTCCACCGGCATGGTCTTCGTCAACCATCCGACCATGGTCAAGGCGGACATCCCGTTCGGCGGCATCCGCAATTCCGGTTTCGGCCGTGAACTGCTCGACCTGGGCATCAAGGAATTCGTCAACCACAAGGTGGTCGGCGTGGCCGACATCGACGGCGACTTCTAG
- a CDS encoding NADH-quinone oxidoreductase subunit M, with product MYDFPLLTALILLPLIGGLAGLFFHRQPAQARFICLTAALAELALALVLLPQVLDGRELIERFDWIPMLHVQYALTMDGLSYVLVLLTALLGGLGILTSWREIREGVAVFHCLLLAALSAAIGVFLARDLLLFYLFWEAQLIPMFFLIGRFGHERRRYAALKFFVFSMVGGLPMLLAVVWLMLTGVNPSLAALAASPVPGAMQGWCAAAFILAFAVKTPLLPVHTWLPDAHTQAPTAGSLLLAGVLLKTGAYAMLRWAIPLFPHAVAAAAPWLAGIGLAGLFYASWTAMAQQDAKRLVAYSSVAHMGLLTFALFAHDRIGLSGAVVMMVSHALTTGALFVMVGMLAERFHSRRLSDFGGLWAKMPVYGSFMVFFAVASAGLPGLSNFVGEVMIMLGSFRVYPVGASLAFFGIVVGLAYVLRLLRGTVIGKPGPLTESAQAVDLNGREILILSVFALAVLLVGIHPGPLLDLIREPLNILASGSPL from the coding sequence ACCGCCAACCGGCACAGGCACGGTTCATCTGCCTGACCGCCGCCCTGGCCGAACTGGCCCTGGCACTGGTGCTGCTGCCGCAGGTACTCGACGGCCGGGAACTGATCGAGCGGTTCGACTGGATTCCCATGCTCCACGTACAGTACGCCCTGACCATGGACGGACTGAGTTATGTCCTGGTCCTGCTCACGGCACTGCTCGGCGGGCTCGGCATCCTGACCTCCTGGCGCGAGATCCGCGAAGGCGTGGCCGTATTCCACTGCCTGCTGCTGGCTGCCCTGAGCGCGGCCATCGGCGTGTTCCTGGCCCGCGACCTGCTCCTTTTCTACCTTTTCTGGGAAGCGCAGCTCATCCCCATGTTCTTCCTCATAGGAAGGTTCGGGCACGAGAGAAGACGATACGCGGCACTCAAATTCTTCGTCTTCAGCATGGTCGGCGGGCTGCCCATGCTTCTGGCGGTGGTCTGGCTCATGCTGACCGGCGTGAACCCGTCCCTGGCCGCCCTGGCCGCCTCGCCGGTGCCGGGGGCCATGCAGGGCTGGTGCGCCGCGGCCTTCATTCTGGCCTTCGCGGTCAAGACCCCGCTGCTGCCGGTCCATACATGGCTGCCGGACGCCCATACCCAGGCCCCCACCGCGGGCAGCCTGCTCCTGGCCGGAGTCCTGCTCAAGACCGGTGCCTATGCCATGCTCCGCTGGGCCATTCCCCTGTTCCCCCACGCCGTGGCGGCAGCCGCCCCGTGGCTGGCCGGAATCGGGCTGGCCGGATTGTTCTACGCCTCCTGGACCGCCATGGCCCAGCAGGACGCCAAGCGGCTGGTCGCCTATTCCAGCGTGGCCCACATGGGATTGCTGACGTTTGCCCTGTTCGCCCACGACCGCATCGGCCTGTCCGGCGCGGTGGTCATGATGGTCAGCCATGCCCTGACCACGGGCGCACTGTTCGTCATGGTCGGCATGCTGGCCGAGCGGTTCCATTCCAGAAGGCTGTCCGACTTTGGCGGATTGTGGGCAAAGATGCCCGTATACGGTTCGTTCATGGTCTTTTTCGCCGTGGCCTCGGCCGGGCTTCCCGGGCTGTCCAACTTCGTTGGCGAGGTGATGATCATGCTCGGCTCCTTCCGGGTCTACCCGGTGGGTGCGTCCCTGGCTTTCTTCGGCATCGTGGTTGGCCTGGCCTACGTCCTGCGCCTGTTGCGGGGCACGGTCATCGGCAAGCCCGGTCCGCTGACCGAATCGGCACAAGCAGTGGACCTGAATGGCCGGGAAATCCTGATCCTGTCGGTCTTCGCACTGGCCGTGCTCTTGGTCGGCATCCACCCCGGCCCGCTGCTCGACCTCATCCGCGAACCGCTCAACATTCTGGCCTCGGGCAGCCCTCTCTAG
- a CDS encoding NADH-quinone oxidoreductase subunit N: MHDILLFAPHLLLTLGILLCFVLGTLFKRPVGLYGVTLSATLAAGAMGLAVYPAEAPIISALKPFLATDMLTAYFLPLICTLGAGVLLFYGGELKRKGHKHDDELYALFLTALLGGLILAGGRNWLAFFLGLELLSLPLYILIGLRKDNGGTEASVKYFVMGATASGILLFGIGLVYAGSGSLDIATSLHAPEGGGTVLVGLGMILAGVAFKLSLAPFHLWAPDVYRGAPASVAALLTSMVKAAVGGGLLRIVLDLGPDLWPATVPVLWGLAALTMLAANLAALAQDSLKRMLGFSSAAHMGYLLMGVLCVNQAGPGPIMFYAAALAVMDLAAFGGLSLLDDGTEPVDTLASLRGLGRSRPWAAGLLAAGLAALAGLPPTAGFTGKLLLFRATIMGGYNWLGVIGILGAALSVFYYLRPLVALYLREGDQPSTRERLTVAGGVAIFLLLLALVGLGLAPSPILQLIP, translated from the coding sequence ATGCACGATATCCTTCTTTTCGCACCGCACCTGCTGCTCACCCTGGGCATCCTGCTCTGCTTTGTCCTGGGCACGCTGTTCAAACGCCCTGTCGGGCTGTACGGCGTAACCCTGTCGGCGACCCTTGCGGCCGGAGCCATGGGCCTGGCCGTGTATCCCGCCGAGGCTCCGATCATCTCCGCTCTGAAGCCCTTCCTGGCCACGGACATGCTGACCGCCTATTTCCTGCCCCTGATCTGCACCCTGGGCGCGGGGGTATTGCTCTTTTACGGCGGGGAACTCAAACGCAAGGGACACAAACACGACGACGAGCTGTACGCCCTGTTCCTGACCGCCCTGCTCGGCGGGTTGATCCTGGCCGGAGGACGCAACTGGCTGGCATTCTTCCTCGGCCTGGAACTCCTGTCCCTGCCGCTCTACATCCTCATCGGACTGCGCAAGGACAACGGCGGCACCGAGGCCTCGGTAAAATATTTCGTCATGGGGGCCACGGCCAGCGGCATACTGCTCTTCGGCATCGGCCTCGTGTACGCAGGCTCGGGCAGCCTGGATATCGCGACGAGCCTGCACGCCCCGGAAGGCGGCGGCACCGTGCTCGTCGGTCTGGGCATGATCCTGGCCGGAGTGGCCTTCAAGCTTTCCCTGGCCCCCTTCCACCTCTGGGCCCCTGACGTGTATCGCGGTGCACCGGCCTCTGTGGCCGCCCTACTGACCTCCATGGTCAAGGCGGCTGTCGGCGGCGGGTTGCTGCGCATCGTCCTGGACCTCGGCCCGGACCTCTGGCCCGCCACGGTCCCTGTGCTCTGGGGGCTGGCCGCTCTGACCATGCTGGCCGCCAATCTGGCCGCCCTGGCCCAGGACAGCCTCAAGCGCATGCTCGGTTTTTCCTCGGCCGCGCACATGGGCTATCTGCTCATGGGCGTGCTCTGCGTGAATCAGGCCGGTCCCGGCCCGATCATGTTCTACGCCGCTGCTCTGGCCGTCATGGACCTGGCCGCGTTCGGCGGGCTTTCCCTGCTGGACGACGGGACCGAGCCCGTGGACACCCTTGCCTCCCTGCGCGGTCTGGGCCGCTCCCGCCCCTGGGCCGCCGGGCTGCTGGCCGCCGGGCTGGCCGCGCTGGCCGGGCTGCCGCCCACCGCCGGATTCACCGGCAAGCTGCTTCTCTTCCGGGCGACCATCATGGGCGGCTACAACTGGCTCGGCGTCATCGGCATTCTGGGCGCGGCCTTGTCCGTGTTCTACTACCTGCGCCCTCTGGTCGCCCTCTATCTGCGCGAGGGAGACCAGCCATCAACCCGGGAGCGCCTGACCGTTGCGGGCGGCGTGGCCATCTTCCTGCTCCTCCTCGCTCTCGTCGGCCTGGGGTTGGCCCCCTCTCCCATCCTGCAGTTGATTCCCTAG
- a CDS encoding ABC transporter ATP-binding protein, producing MTSASSSPCPAGAEIELTGVTKTYAGTPAVDGLTVRFAPGELCCLLGPSGCGKSTTLRLIAGLEQPDQGTITIRGRDMRGLPPQQRNLGFVFQNYALFPHMNVFDNVAYGLRSRGGMNDAAVREAARSALTMVRLEGYGGRRVHELSGGEQQRVALARALVTGPDALLLDEPFSNLDARLREAMRFELAELRARLGITTVFVTHDKEEAFALADRIVLMRDARLEQEGAPEDLYRHPVSAFAAGFLGSANCFDGEQGERAAALFGPQARIAHDFLLILRPERIRPVPDESGPFRVAEALFMGPYVRYLLRLEEDPSFPLVEAHCRTSESRLALGLRVRVELLPEPS from the coding sequence ATGACATCCGCTAGTTCAAGCCCCTGTCCGGCCGGAGCCGAAATCGAGCTGACCGGTGTGACCAAGACCTATGCCGGGACCCCGGCCGTTGACGGACTGACCGTGCGCTTCGCGCCCGGCGAACTTTGCTGCCTGCTCGGCCCCTCCGGGTGCGGCAAGTCCACCACTCTGCGGCTCATCGCCGGTCTGGAGCAGCCCGATCAGGGAACCATTACCATTCGGGGCCGGGACATGCGCGGGTTGCCGCCGCAGCAGCGCAACCTCGGATTCGTCTTTCAGAATTACGCTCTGTTCCCGCACATGAACGTGTTCGATAACGTGGCCTACGGGCTGCGTAGTCGTGGCGGCATGAATGATGCCGCGGTCCGCGAGGCGGCCCGAAGCGCCCTGACAATGGTACGGCTCGAAGGGTATGGCGGCCGCCGGGTGCACGAGCTGTCCGGCGGGGAGCAGCAGCGGGTGGCTCTTGCCCGTGCCCTGGTCACCGGGCCGGACGCACTGTTGCTGGACGAACCGTTTTCCAACCTGGACGCCCGGTTGCGCGAGGCCATGCGTTTTGAATTGGCGGAGTTGCGCGCTCGGCTCGGCATCACCACGGTCTTTGTTACCCATGACAAGGAGGAGGCGTTTGCCCTGGCCGACCGGATCGTGCTCATGCGAGACGCGCGGCTGGAACAGGAGGGGGCGCCCGAAGATTTGTACCGTCATCCGGTCTCGGCCTTTGCCGCCGGGTTCCTGGGCAGCGCCAATTGCTTCGATGGGGAGCAGGGTGAGCGGGCGGCAGCACTCTTCGGACCTCAGGCCCGTATCGCGCACGATTTCCTGTTGATCCTCCGGCCGGAGCGCATACGTCCCGTCCCGGATGAGAGTGGCCCTTTCCGTGTGGCCGAAGCCCTGTTCATGGGACCCTACGTTCGCTATCTGCTGCGCCTTGAAGAAGACCCGTCCTTTCCTCTGGTCGAGGCCCACTGCCGGACTTCGGAGTCCCGTCTCGCTTTGGGGTTGCGGGTGCGCGTCGAGTTGCTGCCGGAACCGTCCTGA